From Paenibacillus sp. GP183, one genomic window encodes:
- the nuoI gene encoding NADH-quinone oxidoreductase subunit NuoI, translating into MKGIMKGLGVTLKGMTQKKVTYAYPDVPIEMPDRFRGIQYFDPEKCIVCNLCAKVCPTECITLVGKPNPDPEKKGKVIDTYDINFEICILCDLCTEVCPTEAVVMTNNFELASYSRDDLFKNMEWLSENTQNIRKENNSAMPKGGAKKDV; encoded by the coding sequence GTGAAGGGCATAATGAAAGGCTTAGGCGTAACCCTCAAAGGCATGACTCAAAAAAAGGTGACCTATGCATATCCTGACGTCCCGATCGAAATGCCGGATCGCTTCCGTGGGATTCAATATTTTGATCCGGAAAAATGTATCGTTTGCAATTTGTGCGCCAAGGTTTGCCCGACGGAGTGCATTACTCTCGTAGGCAAGCCTAATCCCGACCCTGAGAAGAAGGGGAAGGTCATCGACACGTATGACATCAACTTCGAAATTTGCATTCTGTGCGATCTCTGCACCGAAGTATGTCCAACAGAAGCGGTGGTCATGACGAACAACTTCGAGCTAGCCTCCTACAGCCGGGATGATTTATTCAAGAATATGGAGTGGCTGAGCGAAAACACGCAAAATATTCGCAAAGAGAACAATTCAGCCATGCCGAAAGGGGGAGCCAAAAAGGATGTTTAG
- a CDS encoding NADH-quinone oxidoreductase subunit J: MFSGFSEFVTHGSNWAFFVFALMAIGGAIFTISFTKVVHMVTAMALTFISLAGLYVILEAEFVAFVQVLIYAGAMSILMIFGIMMTRHRAGEEDEPKRPWHTGLAFVGALALFGILFYAIQNTTFTPGDYKAAADNTMEIGKLLYNVHVIPFEIMSVLLTLAFIGAIVVAKREED; encoded by the coding sequence ATGTTTAGCGGGTTCAGCGAGTTTGTTACGCACGGTTCGAACTGGGCTTTCTTCGTTTTTGCTCTAATGGCCATCGGTGGAGCGATATTCACGATCAGCTTCACCAAAGTGGTACACATGGTGACCGCCATGGCTCTGACATTTATCAGTTTAGCAGGCTTGTACGTGATTTTGGAGGCTGAATTTGTAGCTTTTGTGCAGGTTTTGATTTATGCAGGGGCCATGTCGATCCTCATGATATTTGGGATCATGATGACCAGGCACCGTGCAGGTGAAGAAGATGAGCCGAAACGCCCTTGGCATACAGGACTTGCATTTGTAGGCGCGCTTGCCCTGTTCGGTATCCTCTTTTATGCGATTCAGAACACCACTTTCACTCCAGGAGACTACAAAGCTGCAGCAGACAACACCATGGAAATCGGGAAGCTGCTCTATAACGTGCATGTCATACCTTTTGAAATCATGTCCGTCCTGCTGACGCTAGCATTTATCGGCGCGATTGTGGTCGCCAAGAGAGAGGAGGACTAA
- the nuoK gene encoding NADH-quinone oxidoreductase subunit NuoK, with amino-acid sequence MIIITPYLTLAAILFCIGLYGALSKKNGVIVLLSIELMLNAVNLNLIAFSRMGDHPNLTGQIFSLFNITIAAAEAAVGIAILITLYRNKGTTDVNEMDSMKR; translated from the coding sequence TTGATCATCATCACTCCTTACTTGACTCTGGCTGCCATCTTGTTTTGCATCGGGCTCTACGGGGCTTTGTCCAAAAAGAACGGCGTTATCGTGCTTTTATCAATCGAGCTGATGCTCAATGCCGTGAACCTGAATTTAATCGCATTTTCGCGAATGGGCGATCATCCCAATTTGACCGGACAAATTTTTTCACTCTTTAACATAACGATAGCGGCTGCTGAAGCTGCGGTCGGCATAGCGATTCTGATCACGCTGTACCGCAACAAAGGGACTACGGATGTTAATGAAATGGATTCTATGAAGCGCTAG
- the nuoL gene encoding NADH-quinone oxidoreductase subunit L — protein sequence MVSDYSQYAWLIPLFPLLAFLALTAMGRQMKDLGTNISIVAMFASFVVAMLIFLERLGGRIEDYTWDKMGWLKLGDITLSMGFEVTNLNSLMLVIVTLVSLLVNIYSKGYMKEDPRINVFFAYIALFSFSMLGLVISENMLELYIFWELVGVCSFLLVGFWYHKPEARAAAKKAFIVTRIGDVGLFLGILLLFWYMPGHALDFSSIHNAFTTGKIDPSIVTWIAILIFVGAIGKSGQFPLHTWLPDAMEGPTPISALIHAATMVAAGVYLVARTFDIFQASPDALLVVAYVGGFTAIFAATIGIAQNDIKRILAYSTVSQLGYMMMALGIGVSYSSGIFHLFTHAFFKALLFLGAGSVIHAVHTQDINEMGGLSRKMKITTWTFGIGALALSGIPPFSGFWSKDAILAEAFDHHPLLFWVGVIAAFFTAFYMSRLFFLVFMGSQKSEHEPHESPASMTLPLIVLAVLAVVAGFVNTPFNSWLGTWLTGHEHHEAANWTVMIISTLVGLLGIGLGYLIYLKRSIPRDVVSAKAPWLYTLLNRKYYIDEIYELILIKPLRGLGLILDFIDLYVVDGLVRLTTQAVVGLGRVGSRLQNGQVQTYGLITLLGLLILVLALAGRRFIHVS from the coding sequence ATGGTATCGGACTATTCGCAATACGCATGGCTCATTCCGTTGTTTCCGCTGCTGGCTTTTCTGGCGCTTACGGCAATGGGAAGGCAAATGAAAGATCTCGGCACCAACATCAGTATTGTGGCTATGTTCGCTTCTTTTGTAGTGGCCATGCTGATCTTCCTGGAAAGACTGGGCGGCAGGATCGAGGATTACACCTGGGATAAGATGGGTTGGCTCAAGCTCGGCGATATCACGCTGTCGATGGGCTTTGAAGTGACGAATTTGAACTCGCTGATGCTGGTCATCGTCACCTTGGTGAGTTTGCTCGTAAACATTTATTCCAAGGGTTATATGAAAGAAGATCCGCGAATTAACGTATTTTTCGCATATATTGCTTTATTTTCGTTCTCCATGCTGGGTCTTGTTATTTCTGAAAATATGCTGGAGCTGTATATCTTCTGGGAGCTGGTGGGTGTATGCTCTTTCCTGCTCGTGGGGTTCTGGTATCACAAGCCGGAAGCAAGAGCGGCCGCCAAGAAGGCTTTCATCGTTACCCGTATAGGGGATGTCGGTTTGTTCCTCGGCATTCTGCTGTTATTTTGGTACATGCCGGGTCATGCTTTGGACTTTAGCTCCATACATAATGCCTTTACAACGGGTAAAATTGACCCATCTATCGTCACCTGGATTGCTATTCTTATTTTCGTAGGGGCCATCGGTAAATCCGGACAATTCCCGCTGCACACTTGGCTGCCAGACGCTATGGAAGGTCCAACGCCAATCAGTGCGTTGATTCATGCCGCGACCATGGTTGCCGCAGGGGTATACCTGGTTGCCCGGACATTTGATATTTTTCAAGCTTCGCCGGATGCCCTGCTTGTAGTGGCTTATGTAGGCGGCTTTACGGCCATCTTTGCAGCGACCATCGGGATTGCGCAGAATGATATCAAGCGAATTTTGGCCTATTCGACAGTCAGTCAGCTTGGCTATATGATGATGGCGCTGGGGATCGGCGTTTCGTATTCCTCCGGCATCTTCCACCTGTTCACTCATGCGTTCTTCAAGGCGCTATTGTTCCTTGGCGCAGGCAGTGTCATTCATGCGGTACATACGCAGGATATTAACGAAATGGGCGGCTTGTCCCGCAAAATGAAAATCACCACCTGGACCTTCGGCATCGGGGCCCTGGCTTTGTCGGGTATCCCTCCTTTCTCCGGCTTTTGGTCCAAGGATGCGATTTTGGCTGAAGCCTTTGACCACCATCCTTTATTGTTCTGGGTAGGTGTGATTGCGGCTTTCTTCACTGCCTTTTATATGTCCAGATTGTTCTTCCTGGTGTTTATGGGCAGCCAGAAATCCGAGCATGAACCGCATGAGTCTCCGGCTTCCATGACCTTGCCTTTGATCGTGCTGGCTGTGCTTGCGGTAGTGGCCGGTTTTGTAAATACACCGTTTAACTCTTGGCTCGGAACATGGTTAACTGGGCATGAGCATCATGAAGCGGCCAATTGGACCGTGATGATCATTTCCACACTGGTTGGCCTTCTCGGCATTGGTCTTGGCTACTTGATCTATTTGAAACGTTCCATTCCCAGAGACGTGGTTTCGGCCAAAGCTCCATGGTTGTACACGCTTCTTAACCGCAAATATTATATCGATGAAATCTACGAGTTGATTCTCATAAAGCCTTTAAGAGGCCTTGGACTCATTCTTGATTTCATAGATCTTTATGTGGTTGACGGCCTTGTGCGTTTGACGACTCAAGCTGTAGTAGGCTTAGGCCGTGTCGGATCGCGACTGCAAAATGGGCAAGTACAAACCTACGGCTTGATCACCCTGCTTGGTCTCTTGATTCTGGTGTTGGCTTTAGCGGGAAGGAGGTTCATCCATGTTAGCTAG
- a CDS encoding NADH-quinone oxidoreductase subunit M has translation MLASIPILSLITFSPLLGVLVLLFIRKDKGSLIKTIGIAATLIPLLLASWLYVAYQVSADPLQYKEQLDWIKIPLNHEGLQQQLTSFFFEFKYTMAVDGLSLPLVFLTALISTMAALASVYIKKRWKLYFILFLLLEAGMFGVFMAQDLFLFFLFFEITLVPMFFLIGIWGYMNKERAANRFLIYNGLGSAIMLIAFLIIVSTAGFSQLVEGQTVSIFYSGDIQTIMHNLFQDPNAYVNQNAPNNPFYLGGGLKWTVFIMLLIAFGIKLPIFPFHTWMLKVHTEAPPSVVMIHSGILLKMGAYGLIRFGILLFPEEARQWAWVLALLGVINILYGAILAFVQKDFKLVLAYSSISHMGIVLLGIAAFNVTGMQGAIFQLISHGLISALMFLLVGIIYERTETTELDKLGGLSASVPFISGILLVAGMASLGLPGLSGFVGEFLAFLGLFSTLKVLTVIGTLGIILTAVYVLRGVLSITFGPASEHMLGLKDARLIEAIPMITLVAFILLLGIYPNVLSQPLQQTIGSFDQVIQSVAGKIGG, from the coding sequence ATGTTAGCTAGTATACCGATCTTAAGTCTCATCACCTTCTCACCTCTGCTGGGCGTGCTCGTACTGCTGTTTATTCGCAAGGACAAGGGAAGCTTGATCAAAACCATTGGAATTGCTGCGACTTTGATTCCCTTGCTGCTGGCGTCCTGGCTTTATGTGGCCTATCAAGTGTCAGCTGATCCGCTGCAGTACAAGGAACAGCTCGACTGGATCAAAATCCCGTTGAACCATGAGGGACTCCAACAGCAGCTGACTTCCTTCTTTTTCGAGTTTAAATATACGATGGCCGTGGACGGCTTGTCCCTCCCTCTCGTTTTCTTGACGGCTCTAATTTCGACCATGGCTGCACTCGCATCCGTCTACATCAAAAAGCGCTGGAAGCTCTATTTCATCCTGTTCCTGCTGCTTGAAGCGGGCATGTTCGGTGTGTTTATGGCTCAGGATTTATTCCTGTTCTTCCTTTTCTTTGAGATTACACTCGTGCCTATGTTCTTCTTGATTGGCATATGGGGGTACATGAACAAAGAAAGAGCGGCCAACCGTTTCCTCATTTACAACGGGCTCGGTTCCGCTATTATGCTGATTGCTTTCCTGATTATCGTCAGTACCGCGGGATTCTCACAGCTGGTCGAAGGTCAAACAGTTTCGATATTTTACAGCGGCGATATTCAGACAATCATGCATAACCTGTTTCAGGATCCCAATGCCTATGTGAACCAAAATGCCCCCAACAATCCGTTCTATCTGGGAGGCGGCCTGAAATGGACCGTATTTATCATGCTGCTCATCGCATTCGGGATTAAATTGCCAATCTTCCCGTTCCATACCTGGATGCTGAAGGTGCACACGGAGGCTCCGCCTTCTGTGGTCATGATTCACTCTGGCATTTTGCTGAAAATGGGCGCTTACGGCCTCATTCGTTTCGGCATTCTCTTATTTCCGGAGGAAGCCAGACAGTGGGCTTGGGTCCTTGCCCTGCTGGGTGTCATCAACATCCTTTATGGAGCCATACTGGCATTTGTGCAAAAAGATTTCAAGCTGGTCCTGGCCTATTCCAGTATCAGCCACATGGGCATTGTGCTGCTCGGTATTGCTGCGTTCAACGTTACCGGCATGCAGGGCGCCATCTTCCAATTGATATCGCACGGACTGATATCCGCGCTCATGTTCCTGCTGGTGGGCATTATATATGAGCGGACAGAAACGACGGAGCTGGATAAGCTCGGCGGCCTGTCGGCCTCAGTTCCCTTTATTAGTGGAATTTTGCTCGTTGCGGGCATGGCTTCGTTGGGACTTCCGGGGCTTTCAGGTTTCGTGGGAGAATTCCTCGCGTTCCTGGGGTTGTTCAGTACGTTAAAAGTGTTAACGGTCATAGGAACCTTAGGCATCATTCTTACTGCGGTCTACGTGCTCAGAGGGGTTCTCAGCATCACCTTTGGACCTGCTTCAGAGCACATGCTGGGCTTGAAGGATGCCCGCTTAATCGAGGCGATTCCAATGATCACGTTGGTGGCATTTATTCTGCTCCTGGGCATATATCCCAATGTGCTCAGCCAACCGTTACAGCAAACGATAGGCAGCTTTGATCAAGTGATCCAAAGCGTAGCCGGGAAGATAGGGGGTTAA
- a CDS encoding NADH-quinone oxidoreductase subunit N yields MEQLRLHAADMLHLLPEITLIITAIILSLLDLLLPDKISRTFIGWLSLLGVLVSMVFVFMQMNPAEPIQLLNQSYRVDDFGNLLKIIFLTGTGLVIFMSLGAIKPKDIPHIGEYYYFYLPATLGAMIMASSGDLITLYVGLELLSITSYLLVAMRKMDDQSNEGAFKYIVMGGISSAIILYGMSFFYGIAGSTNLMDIAGSIGPSLAHYESLIYVAFFLLLAGFGFKIAAAPFHSWAPDVYQGAPTPVAAFLAVVSKAAGFAILFRIMYVLFAFNSYPDSHIQEDVFLAISVLAAIAMVAGNFIALKQSNMKRLLAYSGIANAGYLLVPIGSYFSLVHYSNFSEFIYYMIAYLFMNIGAFAVLMIVQPSTGNDEIKGFAGLYYRAPYTAAAMVLIILSLAGIPVTGGFFGKLYIILGTMQTHKYWLGALMIITSVVSFYYYFGIIRQMFMRSNIEASEVKNSDTLSITAWLCALAGVAMGFFPQVLLNYIEQIFSLAKDFIVQ; encoded by the coding sequence ATGGAACAGCTTCGACTCCATGCCGCAGATATGCTGCATCTGCTTCCCGAGATTACCCTCATAATCACGGCAATCATTCTTTCGCTGCTTGATCTGCTGCTGCCTGACAAAATAAGCCGAACCTTCATAGGCTGGCTGTCCCTGCTTGGCGTTCTAGTCTCGATGGTCTTTGTGTTTATGCAGATGAATCCCGCGGAGCCGATTCAGCTCTTGAATCAAAGCTACCGGGTGGATGATTTCGGGAATCTCTTGAAGATCATCTTTCTCACGGGTACGGGACTTGTGATCTTTATGAGCTTGGGTGCCATTAAACCAAAGGACATTCCGCACATCGGGGAATACTATTATTTCTATCTTCCCGCCACACTTGGCGCGATGATTATGGCTTCATCCGGAGATCTCATTACGCTCTATGTGGGTCTCGAGCTGCTGAGCATAACCTCTTATTTATTGGTAGCCATGCGCAAGATGGATGATCAATCCAATGAAGGAGCGTTCAAATATATCGTAATGGGCGGAATCTCATCCGCTATTATCTTGTATGGAATGTCCTTCTTCTATGGAATCGCAGGCTCCACCAATTTGATGGACATCGCTGGATCCATAGGTCCTTCGCTGGCCCATTACGAGTCGCTGATCTATGTCGCTTTCTTCCTGCTGCTGGCAGGCTTCGGCTTTAAGATCGCAGCAGCTCCGTTCCACAGCTGGGCGCCGGATGTCTATCAAGGAGCTCCGACACCGGTTGCCGCTTTTCTGGCCGTTGTCTCCAAAGCTGCCGGTTTCGCGATTTTATTCCGCATCATGTACGTTCTGTTCGCCTTTAACAGCTACCCGGACAGTCATATTCAGGAAGATGTCTTCCTGGCGATTTCCGTGCTAGCCGCTATTGCTATGGTAGCGGGAAATTTTATCGCTCTGAAACAATCGAATATGAAAAGGCTGCTGGCTTATTCCGGTATCGCCAATGCTGGCTACCTGCTGGTTCCGATAGGCAGCTACTTTTCGCTCGTTCATTACAGCAACTTCTCAGAGTTCATTTATTACATGATCGCCTACTTGTTTATGAACATTGGAGCGTTCGCCGTACTAATGATCGTTCAGCCATCCACCGGGAATGATGAAATCAAAGGCTTCGCCGGGCTGTATTATCGGGCGCCTTACACCGCCGCCGCGATGGTTCTGATCATTCTTTCTCTAGCCGGTATTCCGGTAACTGGCGGATTCTTCGGGAAGCTTTACATCATCCTCGGCACGATGCAAACCCATAAATATTGGCTGGGTGCGCTGATGATCATCACGAGTGTTGTCTCATTCTATTATTACTTCGGGATAATCCGTCAAATGTTCATGCGCAGCAATATTGAAGCAAGTGAAGTGAAGAACTCCGATACTCTCTCGATTACAGCTTGGCTGTGTGCGCTGGCTGGTGTCGCGATGGGATTCTTCCCGCAAGTGCTGCTGAATTATATTGAGCAAATATTCAGCTTGGCCAAGGATTTTATTGTACAGTAA
- a CDS encoding S8 family serine peptidase: protein MNRFYQLILLICIILAVEGAGITVQVQAAPSLSTDPMRVKQTYLDLIHIDAAWAAAGVNSSSVIVAVVDTGVDLTHPDLEGKLVDGINLINPGTKPLDDNGHGTNVAGIIAASLNNDKGIAGIAPNAKIMPIKALESDGTGGELKLGQGVRYAVDHGAQIVVLSLGLNKSSNELSAAIQYAEDHHVLLVAASGNEGTSIKYPAAYPTVLAVGGVTADKHADYRSNFGPELDLVAPWDVFTTKLGGGYEYKDGTSMSAPQVAGVAALLLGKYPQMTPLQVREQLLQSAEDLETPGWDATTGYGLLRADLALTKPFNPDRFEPNNSKQQASSIPVQAIIHSSLSSGQDQDWFVMDCPYDGTVKVTIRSADGTVILLRAESALTGSGITYSAGTAPTSIEVKKGRTYLQLQTADRQRLTSLNYSLQTEFQIYRDQFENNDKQYQAFTLPARTQTIRGTFHQKGDVDWFMLPLATSGTLRIRCSVDTGRIDPVILFQKKGEKSMTIDQAGDGATEITPEMELLPGDYYIRISNAKDFSEPITGEYTLSIEYTPKLLDPNEPNDKPYQATFAGLFTDYPGLFHSNQDEDWFEVRLSNEGLTQLSVTNIPLDRTLYGTLYDNSLNEKFSFQNLTGNSSLFVEQKLPAGTYYIKLRANESFLDQMYHFKAGVYLLNSGYIDISGHWAADPISNLTRKELISGYGNYRFAPDRPITRAEASAMLVKAFQLTKLRDIQYTDLNPEHWAYSYIAKTEQAGLVEGYPDQSFQPDRTLTRMEMTQMLAKRLNMAGKRRGDSPFTDVSNEYWGVGILKQMWADGWISGYPDVTFRPEEQATRAEFAMLLDRILNR from the coding sequence ATGAATCGCTTTTATCAACTGATACTGCTAATTTGCATCATACTTGCTGTGGAAGGTGCAGGAATCACGGTTCAGGTGCAAGCAGCCCCTTCGCTTTCGACTGATCCCATGAGGGTCAAACAAACTTACCTCGACCTGATTCACATCGATGCAGCTTGGGCTGCGGCAGGTGTAAACTCATCCTCCGTGATTGTAGCGGTTGTGGACACCGGCGTCGATCTCACGCATCCCGACCTGGAAGGCAAATTAGTCGACGGTATCAACCTCATAAATCCGGGTACTAAGCCCTTAGACGATAACGGACATGGAACAAATGTGGCGGGAATCATCGCAGCATCGCTCAATAACGATAAAGGTATAGCTGGCATAGCGCCTAATGCGAAGATCATGCCCATCAAAGCATTGGAGTCTGACGGCACGGGCGGAGAACTGAAGCTCGGCCAAGGCGTCCGCTATGCAGTGGACCATGGTGCCCAAATTGTGGTGCTCTCTTTGGGACTGAACAAGTCCTCAAACGAATTGTCGGCAGCGATTCAGTATGCCGAGGATCATCATGTGCTGCTCGTAGCCGCATCCGGCAACGAGGGCACGAGCATCAAGTATCCCGCGGCCTATCCGACGGTCCTTGCCGTGGGCGGTGTGACCGCCGACAAGCATGCGGATTACCGATCCAACTTCGGGCCTGAGCTGGACCTTGTTGCGCCCTGGGACGTATTCACCACCAAGCTCGGCGGTGGGTATGAATACAAAGACGGGACTTCAATGTCTGCACCGCAGGTTGCTGGGGTCGCAGCCCTTTTGCTGGGCAAATATCCGCAAATGACCCCTTTGCAAGTAAGGGAACAATTGCTGCAGTCCGCTGAAGACCTGGAGACGCCAGGTTGGGATGCTACAACAGGGTATGGGCTGCTCCGCGCGGATTTGGCGCTGACCAAGCCGTTTAATCCCGATCGGTTTGAGCCGAATAACAGCAAGCAGCAGGCCTCCTCCATACCGGTTCAAGCTATTATCCATTCCTCCTTAAGCTCAGGTCAGGATCAGGATTGGTTTGTGATGGACTGCCCCTACGACGGAACGGTGAAGGTGACAATTCGTTCCGCGGATGGCACTGTGATCCTGCTGCGTGCGGAGTCCGCATTGACCGGCAGTGGGATAACCTACTCTGCTGGAACAGCACCGACGAGCATTGAGGTGAAAAAAGGCCGCACCTATCTTCAGCTTCAGACCGCGGACCGACAGAGGCTCACCTCTCTTAATTATTCCCTTCAGACCGAATTCCAAATCTACCGTGATCAATTCGAGAATAACGATAAGCAGTATCAAGCGTTTACTTTGCCGGCTAGAACACAGACGATTCGCGGCACCTTTCATCAGAAAGGGGACGTCGATTGGTTTATGCTCCCGCTCGCAACCTCGGGTACGCTGCGGATCCGATGCTCCGTAGACACTGGACGGATCGATCCCGTGATTCTTTTTCAGAAAAAAGGCGAAAAATCAATGACGATCGACCAAGCCGGCGACGGGGCCACAGAAATAACCCCTGAAATGGAGCTATTGCCAGGTGACTATTACATCCGTATCAGCAATGCAAAGGATTTTTCGGAACCTATTACCGGAGAATATACACTTTCGATTGAGTATACACCCAAGCTTTTGGATCCGAATGAGCCTAATGATAAACCCTATCAGGCTACTTTTGCCGGATTGTTTACGGATTATCCGGGCTTGTTTCATTCGAATCAAGATGAGGACTGGTTTGAGGTTCGGCTCTCTAACGAAGGCTTGACTCAGCTTAGTGTTACCAATATTCCGTTGGACCGAACCCTCTATGGCACACTCTATGACAACAGCTTAAACGAGAAATTTTCGTTCCAGAATCTGACAGGGAATTCCTCGCTTTTCGTCGAACAAAAGCTCCCAGCCGGGACTTATTATATAAAACTTCGAGCCAATGAATCGTTCCTGGATCAAATGTATCACTTTAAGGCAGGTGTCTATTTGCTAAATAGTGGGTATATAGATATTAGCGGACATTGGGCTGCAGATCCAATATCCAATTTAACCCGCAAAGAGCTGATCAGCGGCTATGGCAATTACCGATTCGCACCGGACCGTCCCATTACAAGAGCAGAGGCATCTGCCATGCTGGTCAAAGCCTTTCAATTGACCAAGCTGCGGGACATCCAGTATACCGACCTGAACCCTGAGCATTGGGCCTATTCGTATATCGCCAAAACGGAGCAAGCCGGTTTGGTGGAAGGGTATCCAGACCAATCTTTCCAGCCAGACCGTACTTTAACCCGTATGGAAATGACGCAAATGCTGGCGAAAAGGTTAAACATGGCAGGCAAACGGCGGGGCGATTCTCCTTTTACAGATGTAAGCAATGAGTACTGGGGCGTTGGAATTTTGAAGCAAATGTGGGCGGATGGATGGATCAGCGGCTACCCTGATGTAACCTTTCGTCCCGAAGAGCAAGCCACACGGGCGGAATTTGCCATGCTGCTTGACCGAATTTTGAATCGATAA
- a CDS encoding DUF1146 family protein yields the protein MTSQVPGLTGAATTAILYIGVYLLCIALSWWALQEFRFDLFLKKPRSAAAKLLQILLSIALGHLVASFFVQYLNLSIGLKLMF from the coding sequence ATGACCTCTCAAGTACCAGGCTTGACCGGAGCCGCAACTACGGCAATACTCTACATTGGGGTTTATTTATTATGCATAGCTCTCTCGTGGTGGGCGCTGCAGGAATTTCGTTTCGACCTGTTTCTAAAAAAGCCCAGGAGTGCTGCGGCCAAGCTGCTTCAAATTCTTTTATCGATCGCGCTCGGACATCTGGTTGCCAGTTTTTTCGTGCAGTATTTGAATCTGTCGATAGGCTTAAAACTTATGTTTTAG